One window of Papaver somniferum cultivar HN1 chromosome 9, ASM357369v1, whole genome shotgun sequence genomic DNA carries:
- the LOC113313122 gene encoding dolichol kinase EVAN-like isoform X2 encodes MATSAVSLFNGERTVVVLFLTRILFCIPKSLYYESLGLCLLAFAGLFIEISAENSSSLNQFKPRPGASSGILLGAVTLPSVMLSRLIQLSRAVESKDIGPQELDYLIVQYWAVSATCFGVLLFLCCLIRHSTNATSLLRFRSSHGTEISLLYMSVYVAVCCFSLARQSDFGSHLAMKLFWVFCHGLAAVKLIQHFLHAFPSCASIGEALLVTSGLVLYFGDMTAYTLAKLNTFLISRELLSELYGFKRSEIITIIQGFLISLLVFPVFYGFFLRIYHQLSGWISPQTRAAEETDSKVIERSLLFYASLIVTLVMNAPAWMQFVQGFHHHPLLWILNFVFEEPLKRLALCIYWVSVICASVLRFYNISKSSKIERILLRKYYHLVAVLMFSPALIFQSSFLDLAFGAALAVFLILEIVRVWKIWPLGKHINQFMNAFTDHRDSEFLIVSHFSLLLGCALPKWLSTDFNDRPLAPFAGILSLGIGDTMASMVGYKYGVLRCSKTGKKTIEGTAAGITSVLAACSVLLPLLASTGFIISQHWISLLIAVTASGLLEAYTAQLDNAFIPLVFYSLLCL; translated from the exons atGGCGACTTCTGCTGTATCTCTCTTCAATGGGGAGAGAACAGTTGTTGTTCTATTCCTTACTCGTATTCTTTTCTGTataccaaaatctctttattATGAAAGTTTAGGTCTATGTTTATTAGCTTTTGCTGGTTTGTTTATTGAGATCTCCGCTGAAAATTCATCATCCTTGAATCAATTCAAACCTAG gcCAGGTGCTTCTTCTGGGATACTACTGGGAGCAGTTACTTTACCATCTGTTATGCTTTCTCGGTTGATACAGCTCTCGAGAGCGGTGGAATCGAAAGATATTGGACCTCAAG AGCTCGATTATTTGATTGTTCAATATTGGGCTGTATCTGCAACCTGTTTCGGGGTGCTTCTTTTCCTTTGTTGCTTAATTCGACATTCGACCAACGCAACAAGTCTTTTGAGGTTTCGGAGCTCTCATGGCACAGAGATTAGCTTATTGTACATGTCTGTTTATGTGGCAGTTTGCTGTTTCTCTCTTGCACGGCAATCTGATTTTG GTTCGCATTTAGCGATGAAATTATTTTGGGTGTTCTGTCATGGATTAGCAGCTGTGAAGTTAATTCAGCATTTTCTTCACGCTTTCCCATCATGCGCTTCCATAG GTGAAGCACTTCTGGTGACTTCTGGCCTTGTTCTCTATTTTGGTGACATGACAGCTTACACTCTTGCCAAG CTCAACACATTTCTCATTTCGCGAGAGTTACTTTCTGAACTGTATGGTTTTAAAAGAAGTGAGATTATTACCATTATTCAG GGATTCCTGATCAGCCTTCTCGTATTTCCTGTGTTCTATGGTTTTTTTCTACGAATTTATCACCAGCTGTCAGGTTGGATTAGTCCTCAAACTCGTGCAGCTGAAGAGACAGATTCCAAAGTGATTGAGAGGTCTCTTCTTTTTTATGCTTCTTTGATAGTGACATTAGTCATGAATGCCCCAGCCTGGATGCAGTTTGTTCAGGGGTTTCACCATCATCCTTTATTATG GATATTGAATTTTGTGTTCGAAGAGCCACTGAAAAGGCTTGCACTATGTATATATTGGGTCTCTGTGATATGTGCATCAGTTTTGCGCTTTTATAATATTTCAAAAAGTAGCAAAATTGAGAGGATTCTTCTTCGGAAATACTACCATCTTGTGGCTGTTCTAATGTTTTCACCAGCTCTTATATTCCAG TCCAGTTTCCTTGATTTAGCATTTGGTGCTGCTCTGGCTGTTTTCTTGATATTAGAAATTGTTCGA GTATGGAAAATATGGCCTTTGGGGAAGCATATTAACCAGTTCATGAATGCGTTTACAGACCATCGCGACTCTGAGTTCCTTATTGTCAG CCATTTTTCACTCTTGCTGGGATGTGCACTTCCTAAATGGTTGTCGACTGATTTCAACGATCGCCCGCTTGCCCCTTTCGCTGGAATCTTGAGCTTAGGAATTGGAGATACAATG GCATCAATGGTCGGATACAAGTATGGGGTTCTCAGGTGTAGCAAAACAGGCA AGAAAACCATTGAAGGTACTGCAGCGGGTATAACATCTGTTCTTGCAGCTTGCTCTGTTCTCCTTCCACTTCTAGCATCAACTGGTTTTATAATCTCCCAG CACTGGATCTCCCTCCTCATAGCTGTGACTGCGAGTGGGTTATTAGAGGCGTACACAGCACAACTCGATAACGCCTTCATTCCACTTGTCTTCTACAGCCTTCTCTGTTTGTGA
- the LOC113313122 gene encoding dolichol kinase EVAN-like isoform X1 — MATSAVSLFNGERTVVVLFLTRILFCIPKSLYYESLGLCLLAFAGLFIEISAENSSSLNQFKPRPGASSGILLGAVTLPSVMLSRLIQLSRAVESKDIGPQELDYLIVQYWAVSATCFGVLLFLCCLIRHSTNATSLLRFRSSHGTEISLLYMSVYVAVCCFSLARQSDFGSHLAMKLFWVFCHGLAAVKLIQHFLHAFPSCASIGEALLVTSGLVLYFGDMTAYTLAKLNTFLISRELLSELYGFKRSEIITIIQGFLISLLVFPVFYGFFLRIYHQLSGWISPQTRAAEETDSKVIERSLLFYASLIVTLVMNAPAWMQFVQGFHHHPLLWILNFVFEEPLKRLALCIYWVSVICASVLRFYNISKSSKIERILLRKYYHLVAVLMFSPALIFQSSFLDLAFGAALAVFLILEIVRFFGEPLHNHNLCRQVWKIWPLGKHINQFMNAFTDHRDSEFLIVSHFSLLLGCALPKWLSTDFNDRPLAPFAGILSLGIGDTMASMVGYKYGVLRCSKTGKKTIEGTAAGITSVLAACSVLLPLLASTGFIISQHWISLLIAVTASGLLEAYTAQLDNAFIPLVFYSLLCL, encoded by the exons atGGCGACTTCTGCTGTATCTCTCTTCAATGGGGAGAGAACAGTTGTTGTTCTATTCCTTACTCGTATTCTTTTCTGTataccaaaatctctttattATGAAAGTTTAGGTCTATGTTTATTAGCTTTTGCTGGTTTGTTTATTGAGATCTCCGCTGAAAATTCATCATCCTTGAATCAATTCAAACCTAG gcCAGGTGCTTCTTCTGGGATACTACTGGGAGCAGTTACTTTACCATCTGTTATGCTTTCTCGGTTGATACAGCTCTCGAGAGCGGTGGAATCGAAAGATATTGGACCTCAAG AGCTCGATTATTTGATTGTTCAATATTGGGCTGTATCTGCAACCTGTTTCGGGGTGCTTCTTTTCCTTTGTTGCTTAATTCGACATTCGACCAACGCAACAAGTCTTTTGAGGTTTCGGAGCTCTCATGGCACAGAGATTAGCTTATTGTACATGTCTGTTTATGTGGCAGTTTGCTGTTTCTCTCTTGCACGGCAATCTGATTTTG GTTCGCATTTAGCGATGAAATTATTTTGGGTGTTCTGTCATGGATTAGCAGCTGTGAAGTTAATTCAGCATTTTCTTCACGCTTTCCCATCATGCGCTTCCATAG GTGAAGCACTTCTGGTGACTTCTGGCCTTGTTCTCTATTTTGGTGACATGACAGCTTACACTCTTGCCAAG CTCAACACATTTCTCATTTCGCGAGAGTTACTTTCTGAACTGTATGGTTTTAAAAGAAGTGAGATTATTACCATTATTCAG GGATTCCTGATCAGCCTTCTCGTATTTCCTGTGTTCTATGGTTTTTTTCTACGAATTTATCACCAGCTGTCAGGTTGGATTAGTCCTCAAACTCGTGCAGCTGAAGAGACAGATTCCAAAGTGATTGAGAGGTCTCTTCTTTTTTATGCTTCTTTGATAGTGACATTAGTCATGAATGCCCCAGCCTGGATGCAGTTTGTTCAGGGGTTTCACCATCATCCTTTATTATG GATATTGAATTTTGTGTTCGAAGAGCCACTGAAAAGGCTTGCACTATGTATATATTGGGTCTCTGTGATATGTGCATCAGTTTTGCGCTTTTATAATATTTCAAAAAGTAGCAAAATTGAGAGGATTCTTCTTCGGAAATACTACCATCTTGTGGCTGTTCTAATGTTTTCACCAGCTCTTATATTCCAG TCCAGTTTCCTTGATTTAGCATTTGGTGCTGCTCTGGCTGTTTTCTTGATATTAGAAATTGTTCGA TTCTTTGGTGAACCCTTGCATAACCACAACTTGTGTAGGCAGGTATGGAAAATATGGCCTTTGGGGAAGCATATTAACCAGTTCATGAATGCGTTTACAGACCATCGCGACTCTGAGTTCCTTATTGTCAG CCATTTTTCACTCTTGCTGGGATGTGCACTTCCTAAATGGTTGTCGACTGATTTCAACGATCGCCCGCTTGCCCCTTTCGCTGGAATCTTGAGCTTAGGAATTGGAGATACAATG GCATCAATGGTCGGATACAAGTATGGGGTTCTCAGGTGTAGCAAAACAGGCA AGAAAACCATTGAAGGTACTGCAGCGGGTATAACATCTGTTCTTGCAGCTTGCTCTGTTCTCCTTCCACTTCTAGCATCAACTGGTTTTATAATCTCCCAG CACTGGATCTCCCTCCTCATAGCTGTGACTGCGAGTGGGTTATTAGAGGCGTACACAGCACAACTCGATAACGCCTTCATTCCACTTGTCTTCTACAGCCTTCTCTGTTTGTGA
- the LOC113313122 gene encoding dolichol kinase EVAN-like isoform X3 yields the protein MLSRLIQLSRAVESKDIGPQELDYLIVQYWAVSATCFGVLLFLCCLIRHSTNATSLLRFRSSHGTEISLLYMSVYVAVCCFSLARQSDFGSHLAMKLFWVFCHGLAAVKLIQHFLHAFPSCASIGEALLVTSGLVLYFGDMTAYTLAKLNTFLISRELLSELYGFKRSEIITIIQGFLISLLVFPVFYGFFLRIYHQLSGWISPQTRAAEETDSKVIERSLLFYASLIVTLVMNAPAWMQFVQGFHHHPLLWILNFVFEEPLKRLALCIYWVSVICASVLRFYNISKSSKIERILLRKYYHLVAVLMFSPALIFQSSFLDLAFGAALAVFLILEIVRFFGEPLHNHNLCRQVWKIWPLGKHINQFMNAFTDHRDSEFLIVSHFSLLLGCALPKWLSTDFNDRPLAPFAGILSLGIGDTMASMVGYKYGVLRCSKTGKKTIEGTAAGITSVLAACSVLLPLLASTGFIISQHWISLLIAVTASGLLEAYTAQLDNAFIPLVFYSLLCL from the exons ATGCTTTCTCGGTTGATACAGCTCTCGAGAGCGGTGGAATCGAAAGATATTGGACCTCAAG AGCTCGATTATTTGATTGTTCAATATTGGGCTGTATCTGCAACCTGTTTCGGGGTGCTTCTTTTCCTTTGTTGCTTAATTCGACATTCGACCAACGCAACAAGTCTTTTGAGGTTTCGGAGCTCTCATGGCACAGAGATTAGCTTATTGTACATGTCTGTTTATGTGGCAGTTTGCTGTTTCTCTCTTGCACGGCAATCTGATTTTG GTTCGCATTTAGCGATGAAATTATTTTGGGTGTTCTGTCATGGATTAGCAGCTGTGAAGTTAATTCAGCATTTTCTTCACGCTTTCCCATCATGCGCTTCCATAG GTGAAGCACTTCTGGTGACTTCTGGCCTTGTTCTCTATTTTGGTGACATGACAGCTTACACTCTTGCCAAG CTCAACACATTTCTCATTTCGCGAGAGTTACTTTCTGAACTGTATGGTTTTAAAAGAAGTGAGATTATTACCATTATTCAG GGATTCCTGATCAGCCTTCTCGTATTTCCTGTGTTCTATGGTTTTTTTCTACGAATTTATCACCAGCTGTCAGGTTGGATTAGTCCTCAAACTCGTGCAGCTGAAGAGACAGATTCCAAAGTGATTGAGAGGTCTCTTCTTTTTTATGCTTCTTTGATAGTGACATTAGTCATGAATGCCCCAGCCTGGATGCAGTTTGTTCAGGGGTTTCACCATCATCCTTTATTATG GATATTGAATTTTGTGTTCGAAGAGCCACTGAAAAGGCTTGCACTATGTATATATTGGGTCTCTGTGATATGTGCATCAGTTTTGCGCTTTTATAATATTTCAAAAAGTAGCAAAATTGAGAGGATTCTTCTTCGGAAATACTACCATCTTGTGGCTGTTCTAATGTTTTCACCAGCTCTTATATTCCAG TCCAGTTTCCTTGATTTAGCATTTGGTGCTGCTCTGGCTGTTTTCTTGATATTAGAAATTGTTCGA TTCTTTGGTGAACCCTTGCATAACCACAACTTGTGTAGGCAGGTATGGAAAATATGGCCTTTGGGGAAGCATATTAACCAGTTCATGAATGCGTTTACAGACCATCGCGACTCTGAGTTCCTTATTGTCAG CCATTTTTCACTCTTGCTGGGATGTGCACTTCCTAAATGGTTGTCGACTGATTTCAACGATCGCCCGCTTGCCCCTTTCGCTGGAATCTTGAGCTTAGGAATTGGAGATACAATG GCATCAATGGTCGGATACAAGTATGGGGTTCTCAGGTGTAGCAAAACAGGCA AGAAAACCATTGAAGGTACTGCAGCGGGTATAACATCTGTTCTTGCAGCTTGCTCTGTTCTCCTTCCACTTCTAGCATCAACTGGTTTTATAATCTCCCAG CACTGGATCTCCCTCCTCATAGCTGTGACTGCGAGTGGGTTATTAGAGGCGTACACAGCACAACTCGATAACGCCTTCATTCCACTTGTCTTCTACAGCCTTCTCTGTTTGTGA